In Sesamum indicum cultivar Zhongzhi No. 13 unplaced genomic scaffold, S_indicum_v1.0 scaffold00422, whole genome shotgun sequence, the DNA window CAAGAGATACCATTACTTTCAACACAATGATAACAGGGTGTTCAAGAGAAGGGTTGAATGAACAAGCAATAGAGCTCTTTTCAGAAATGCAGCATTATGGTTTTAGGCCTTCGGATTTCACTTTTGCTGCACTTTTACGTGCCTGTGTTGGGTTGGATGTTACTACCGTCGGACAACAGGTCCATGCACTAGTGATTAAGGCTAACTTTGTCTGGGATGTATTTGTTGGCAATGCGCTTCTTGATTTTTACTCCAAGCATGATTACATGgacaatatgagaaaattctTTGATGAAATGCCAGAGTTGGATGGTGTTTCTTACAATATTATCATAACAAGTTATGTCTGGAATGGGCAACTAGAAGAATCTCTCAGTCTCTTCAGAGAGTTACGATTAAGCAAGTTCGACAGAAGAAACTTTCCGTTTGCAACTATGTTGAGTATAGCGTCAAATAGACAAGATTTGGAGATGGGAAGGCAAATCCACACGCAGGCATTTGTGACAACAGCTGATTTAGAAATTCAAGTGGGAAATGCCCTCGTAGACATGTATGCTAAATGCGGAAGATTTGATGAAgccaatattatatttgaaaatttggcTGACAGAAGCTCTGTTGCTTGGACTGCCATGATTTCAGCCTGTGTTCAACAAGGCCTCAATGATGAAGCCTTTAAGCTGTTCAATGAAATGCGTAGCAATAGTGTTTGTGGGGACCAAGCAACTTTTGCAAGTACTGTGAGAGCCTCAGCAAACTTGGCTTTGCTTTCACTCGGTAAGCAATTGCACTCGTGCATAATCAGAGCTGGATTCATGTCAAATGTTTTCTGCGGCAGTTCACTCCTAGACATGTATGCTAAATGCGGATCTTTGAAGGATTCAAtcgtaattttcaaaaatatgcCTGAGAGGAACACAATCTCGTGGAATGCAATGATCTCAGCATATGCTCAGAATGGAGATAGCAAAGCCACTCTGAGGTCCTTCAAAGAGATGGTAGAATCGGGTGTTCATCCTGATCATGTTAGCTTCCTTGGTGTTTTAACTGCCTGCAGCCACTCTGGGTGTGTCGACGAAGCACGGCAGTATTTCAATATCATGACTCAGACTTACAAACTCACCCCACAGAAAGAACACTACGCATCTTTGGTTGATGTGCTCTGCAGAAGGGGACGATTCAAGGAAGCAGAGGCATGGATGGCTCAAATGCCAGTTGAGCCAGATGAAATCATGTGGTCATCAATTCTAAACTCATGCAGGATCCATAAGAATCAAGAGTTTGCTAAGAGAGCTGCTGATGCACTTTTTAACCTCGACATGCTTAGAGATGGTGCTGCCTATGTTACTATGTCTAATATTTATGCAGAGGCAGGGGACTGGGAACATATGGCAAAGGTAAAGAAGGCGATGAGAGAACGCGGAGTTCGTAAAGTGCCTGCTTATAGTTGGGTAGAAGTTGGACGTAAAGTTCATGTCTTCACTGCCAATGACAGGACACATCCACTGAATGATGagataagaaaaaagattgaCACTTTGGGGAAGCGAATGGAAGAGGAAGGCTACAAGCCTCACTTAAGTTGTGCCCTTCAAAATGTGAATGATGAGATGAAAGCAGAATCACTTAAATATCACAGTGAAAGGTTGGCAATTGCATTTGCGCTCATCAGTATGCCGGAGCGAACGCCTATACTTGTGATGAAAAATTTAAGAGCTTGTGTAGATTGCCATGCTGCAATAAAGGTGATATCAAAAGTTGTTCAACGGGAAATTACAGTCAGGGATTTTAGTAGGTTCCATCATTTTAAAGATGGGGCTTGTTCATGTGGGGATTACTGGTGACATGCATCAAGAAGCATTACAGGTGCACTTTGTTTAAACTTGATTATCTCATTCAACTTTATCCTATCAAGCATGAAAACCAACTACAAGCTATTGAATGGTTGATTTGCTATATGGATGGTCTTGTTGCATCTATTGCAGTTTGAAGTGACTTCATTTATTGATAAGGAGGACCATTGAGCCATCTACATGACCTTCCAACTGAAAGTTTGTAGCCCCATTTCATCTTCCTGGCCAGTACAAAAGAGAAGTGCTAAACCTGAGTTGCCACTCAAATGGATAGAAATGGTACGATGGGACCGGACATATAATCTCTGCTGATGGTACGATTCAAGTTATATGCATGCATTTGCTTGACTTTACAGTCACTCTGATGGCCCCGTCATCTCTTTAACAAACAAGCCTCGTTTCATCGCTTGGTTTCCCTGATTCATAAAGACGGCACCATTAGTTCGCGTAAATTATGGTACTAAATCTGGCAAAAGTTcctttttagtttttagaTTATCCATCCTCTATTGTTCATATCCATCTCTCTTTTTATCCTCCTGGAGAACCTCTTGTACATGATCAACTCCTGACCTCACAATTCCATTTTTTGTCCGCATGCTGCTTGCCGACATTCAATATTCTTAATGTTGCTCTCTTTCCATTTTGTAATTTCTGTTCCATTTATATTCTATTGAATTTCGCATCCCTCTTTTTCTATCTCTAGAGATAGTCTGCAGTTTCTCTAaatgtgtatgtatgtgtatgaGAGCATAGAGATTGTTCCAAACTCTTCTTCAGTTCCCACCAATTGCTGCGCTCTTTATTTCTCTGCGAGATAAAACTCCATAACATGTgaaggttttatttttgtcataaCATAAAAGAAGATACATTCTTATGCTACACAACATAAGTCTGCTCAAGATGATATCTTAAACTTAACTCCTAGGATGTCTTTTTgcaaaaacatacaaaattggTTGCTGTTTGGAATTactttatgcattttgtatCTGTTCTCctgttttctaattttctaaaacGACGGGTCTTTCTGACTTTGATGGATATTTGATGATTACAATCTAGCTCTGGTGATTGGTGTGTTGTACAGGACATGGATGAATTTCCGAAGATGCTGGTCAGATACAGAATACCGTGCTTCACGGATGCATTCACTGGTGGAAGGCCACTATTAATATAACTTCAGCATATTCTGATAGACGGTCTATCTCAGCATTTGAATCATTTGCTCCATAACACTCTGCAAGGAAAATCTACTGCTGCCGGACTGTATAGCTGCCTTTCACACACAGGGTAAGTTCTTTGAACAATCCCTCATCAACAACCAATACAAATCAAATAGAACATTTTATGTGATGCCTAAAGAACATATTCATGTTAATCAAACATATTCCTggaaagtaaaaagaaaatctttgcCCATCACTTCATGCAAGCCTGAACTTCTAGGACTTGGTGCAATTGGTAAA includes these proteins:
- the LOC105180221 gene encoding putative pentatricopeptide repeat-containing protein At2g01510 isoform X2, with the protein product MMRDQFSHMNNLQAVNSRNRVMVVVKRFYCTNSKYGMKLVDTRAIKTGFDLETSRYNFQLKNFLRRSEISEARQLFDQMPRKNTCSLNMMISCYLKSGDLSYARELFDKMGDRTAVSWTILIGGYAQNKQPMEAFNLYVEMLRTGLKPDHVTFATLLSGCDETITRKDVHQVHAQITRLGFDSDLAVCNSLVDSYCKSQGLELAFQLFKGMITRDTITFNTMITGCSREGLNEQAIELFSEMQHYGFRPSDFTFAALLRACVGLDVTTVGQQVHALVIKANFVWDVFVGNALLDFYSKHDYMDNMRKFFDEMPELDGVSYNIIITSYVWNGQLEESLSLFRELRLSKFDRRNFPFATMLSIASNRQDLEMGRQIHTQAFVTTADLEIQVGNALVDMYAKCGRFDEANIIFENLADRSSVAWTAMISACVQQGLNDEAFKLFNEMRSNSVCGDQATFASTVRASANLALLSLGKQLHSCIIRAGFMSNVFCGSSLLDMYAKCGSLKDSIVIFKNMPERNTISWNAMISAYAQNGDSKATLRSFKEMVESGVHPDHVSFLGVLTACSHSGCVDEARQYFNIMTQTYKLTPQKEHYASLVDVLCRRGRFKEAEAWMAQMPVEPDEIMWSSILNSCRIHKNQEFAKRAADALFNLDMLRDGAAYVTMSNIYAEAGDWEHMAKVKKAMRERGVRKVPAYSWVEVGRKVHVFTANDRTHPLNDEIRKKIDTLGKRMEEEGYKPHLSCALQNVNDEMKAESLKYHSERLAIAFALISMPERTPILVMKNLRACVDCHAAIKVISKVVQREITVRDFSRFHHFKDGACSCGDYW
- the LOC105180221 gene encoding putative pentatricopeptide repeat-containing protein At2g01510 isoform X1 — its product is MRGKDVFTEAYRRGICKEKRGRSLQQIDYVESLWNHFKGGITMMRDQFSHMNNLQAVNSRNRVMVVVKRFYCTNSKYGMKLVDTRAIKTGFDLETSRYNFQLKNFLRRSEISEARQLFDQMPRKNTCSLNMMISCYLKSGDLSYARELFDKMGDRTAVSWTILIGGYAQNKQPMEAFNLYVEMLRTGLKPDHVTFATLLSGCDETITRKDVHQVHAQITRLGFDSDLAVCNSLVDSYCKSQGLELAFQLFKGMITRDTITFNTMITGCSREGLNEQAIELFSEMQHYGFRPSDFTFAALLRACVGLDVTTVGQQVHALVIKANFVWDVFVGNALLDFYSKHDYMDNMRKFFDEMPELDGVSYNIIITSYVWNGQLEESLSLFRELRLSKFDRRNFPFATMLSIASNRQDLEMGRQIHTQAFVTTADLEIQVGNALVDMYAKCGRFDEANIIFENLADRSSVAWTAMISACVQQGLNDEAFKLFNEMRSNSVCGDQATFASTVRASANLALLSLGKQLHSCIIRAGFMSNVFCGSSLLDMYAKCGSLKDSIVIFKNMPERNTISWNAMISAYAQNGDSKATLRSFKEMVESGVHPDHVSFLGVLTACSHSGCVDEARQYFNIMTQTYKLTPQKEHYASLVDVLCRRGRFKEAEAWMAQMPVEPDEIMWSSILNSCRIHKNQEFAKRAADALFNLDMLRDGAAYVTMSNIYAEAGDWEHMAKVKKAMRERGVRKVPAYSWVEVGRKVHVFTANDRTHPLNDEIRKKIDTLGKRMEEEGYKPHLSCALQNVNDEMKAESLKYHSERLAIAFALISMPERTPILVMKNLRACVDCHAAIKVISKVVQREITVRDFSRFHHFKDGACSCGDYW